In the genome of Podospora pseudocomata strain CBS 415.72m chromosome 2 map unlocalized CBS415.72m_2.2, whole genome shotgun sequence, one region contains:
- a CDS encoding uncharacterized protein (EggNog:ENOG503Q4X6; COG:I; BUSCO:EOG09264B74), with protein MLGSPFSGRQPAPQPGPLPPSLPQTSHPAPNPPLKRSFRQTGTRAVENLNLRNIAQSSADYHRNKQIFLSCGIVAGIVSFIYVSYRIVLEIKKNPIQADADPSNPLSDPNAPNRKIIVHDENGNEIVPTGHSVVPSFPRTISLPSFTGPLDATEPVQPGTITTAAAPETEYTLVGLGTRTVTFIGISVYVVGFYIATADIAALQSALVKKVNPIATTLVPGERDQLRNELLDPAEGAKLWDELLSHNIPARTAFRVIPVRDTDFHHLRDGFVNAIKTRGPELSGKGVDDEAFGEAMKQFRAVFNRGKVPKAKELILARDDKGHLSIAFDGGKKSGGRQLIGVVPDERVSRALWLNYLAGKQVASEPARKSIVEGIMEFVERPVGTVASMVVPLAR; from the coding sequence ATGCTCGGCAGCCCCTTCTCCGGCAGGCAGCCCGCACCGCAGCCCGGCCCTCTTCCGCCATCCCTCCCTCAGACCTCACATCCAGCGCCGAACCCTCCTCTCAAGCGCTCCTTCCGCCAAACCGGCACCCGCGCCGTCGAGAACCTCAACCTTCGCAACATCGCCCAGTCCTCAGCCGATTACCACCGCAACAAGCAAatcttcctctcctgcgGTATCGTCGCCGGCATCGTCTCCTTCATCTACGTCTCCTACCGCATTGTCCTCGAGATCAAGAAAAACCCAATACAAGCCGACGCCgacccatccaaccccctctccgacCCCAACGCCCCCAACAGGAAAATAATCGTCCACGATGAAAACGGGAATGAAATCGTGCCCACAGGCCACAGCGTCGTCCCTAGCTTTCCGCGGACAATCTCTTTGCCTTCTTTTACCGGACCGTTAGACGCTACTGAGCCTGTTCAACCTGGGACAATCACcaccgctgctgccccagAGACGGAGTATACCCTTGTTGGTCTGGGAACCAGAACAGTCACCTTCATCGGGATTTCCGTCTACGTGGTAGGCTTTTACATCGCAACCGCAGACATTGCAGCTTTGCAATCCGCCCTTGTCAAAAAGGTCAACCCTATTGCTACCACCCTCGTCCCTGGAGAGCGGGATCAGTTGAGGAATGAACTCCTCGACCCAGCCGAAGGCGCCAAGTTATGGGATGAGCTCTTGTCTCACAACATTCCCGCCCGTACCGCCTTCCGCGTCATCCCCGTTCGCGACACTGACTTCCACCACTTGCGGGATGGGTTcgtcaacgccatcaagacTCGCGGACCAGAATTATccgggaagggggtggatgatgaggcgTTTGGGGAGGCGATGAAGCAGTTTAGGGCTGTGTTCAACAGGGGCAAGGTACCAAAGGCCAAGGAGTTGATTCTGGCCAGAGATGACAAGGGTCATCTCAGTATTGCCTTTGATGGGGGCAAGAAGTCTGGTGGCAGGCAGTTGATTGGGGTTGTGCCGGATGAGAGGGTTTCGAGGGCGTTGTGGTTGAACTATCTGGCCGGTAAGCAGGTTGCTAGTGagccggcgaggaagagTATTGTTGAGGGCATCATGGAGTTTGTAGAAAGGCCGGTGGGGACAGTTGCTAGTATGGTCGTGCCGCTCGCTAGGTGA
- the TTR1_2 gene encoding Glutaredoxin (EggNog:ENOG503P6QI; COG:O), whose translation MDAAQKKAQQLIDDNAVMVFSKSYCPYCNNTKRLLDSYNAKYKAIELNQEDDGDDIQAALAKITGQRTVPNIFINKQHIGGNSDLEAVASKGKDGKKLEELLKEAGAL comes from the exons atGGACGCCGCCCAGAAGAAAGCCCAGCAGTTGATCGATGACAATGCTGTCA TGGTCTTTAGCAAGTCCTACTGCCCCTActgcaacaacaccaagcgcCTCCTCGACTCCTACAACGCCAAGTACAAGGCCATCGAGCTCAACCAGGAggacgacggcgacgacatCCAGGCCGCGCTCGCCAAGATCACCGGCCAGAGGACGGTGCCAAACATTTtcatcaacaagcagcacATTGGTGGCAACAGCGATCTCGAGGCCGTGGCcagcaagggcaaggacggcaagaagcTTGAGGAGTTGTTGAAGGAGGCTGGTGCTCTCTAA
- a CDS encoding uncharacterized protein (EggNog:ENOG503P29T; COG:S), protein MRRYGFSSRPSLSPFSSSLGHGGVPNVTDEDFSYITSQDLQDQGVDVPSRSYAPPSQYYDVYSSSAPSQAYLRNKPEDDVMLVKYQGITYPEHFPAYCIGDGKLLVSDVRERVRMIMDLTDRQAKRVKLYYKGRRLRDADAPVREYGVKNNSEVLMVLDDSGQASSEDSNEELVVVGRNKYEGQVIRNGREKSHRYAPSSPRTSRRDGFGGRSPRETTSSFGSLDIPADDGRGYRRAKSRVRTQSPSGSALSTASAPNLPSISPPPMGKPGGPIQRLNNLALHFETTLLPLCIDFMARPPPDAGEREKEHRKISETIMQQVILKLDEVDTSTEDGARARRKELVKYVQDILKLVDDVKAKGRV, encoded by the coding sequence ATGCGTCGCTACGGTTTCTCCAGTCGCCCAAGCCTCTCTCCTTTTAGCTCCAgcctcggccatggcggcgtcCCCAACGTCACCGACGAGGACTTCAGCTACATCACCTCGCAGGATCTTCAGGACCAAGGCGTAGACGTCCCTAGCCGTTCCTATGCCCCTCCATCACAGTACTACGACGTctactcctcctctgccccgTCCCAGGCTTACTTGCGTAACAAGCCTGAAGACGATGTTATGCTGGTCAAGTACCAGGGCATCACCTACCCGGAACACTTTCCCGCCTACTGCATCGGCGACGGAAAATTGCTTGTCAGCGATGTGCGGGAGCGTGTGCGGATGATCATGGACCTCACAGACCGCCAGGCAAAGCGTGTCAAGCTCTACTACAAGGGACGCCGGCTGAGAGATGCCGACGCTCCTGTAAGGGAATATGGTGTCAAGAACAACAGCGAGGTCCTTATGGTCTTGGATGATTCAGGTCAGGCAAGCAGCGAGGACAGCAACgaggagttggttgttgtcggCCGCAACAAGTACGAAGGCCAGGTGATCAGGAATGGGCGCGAGAAGAGTCACCGATAtgccccttcctcgccgagGACAAGCCGGAGGGATGGCTTCGGGGGACGCAGCCCTCGGGAGACCACATCATCTTTCGGCAGCCTCGACATTccggccgatgatggcagAGGCTACAGACGGGCCAAGTCCAGGGTTCGGACTCAGTCTCCCTCGGGATCGGCCCTGTCCACTGCCAGCGCCCCCAACCTTCCTTCTATTTCACCTCCCCCTATGGGCAAGCCTGGCGGTCCTATTCAGCGACTTaacaacctcgcccttcATTTTGAGACGACACTTCTTCCCTTGTGCATCGACTTTATGGCACGGCCACCCCCGGACGCCggggaaagagaaaaggagCACAGGAAGATTTCGGAGACGATTATGCAGCAGGTGATTCTCAAGCTCGACGAGGTCGATACCTCGACAGAAGATGGAGCCAGAGCTAGAAGAAAGGAGTTGGTCAAGTATGTCCAGGACATCTTAaagctcgttgatgatgtcaaggCGAAGGGAAGGGTATAA
- the RPL16A_2 gene encoding 60S ribosomal protein L16A (EggNog:ENOG503NUWA; COG:J): MSSFESVVVIDGKGHLLGRLASIVAKQLLNGQQIVVVRCEALNISGEFFRAKLPCLPSQDDPALPLPRSSRIFYKAVRGMIPHKTARGAAALERLKVFEGVPPSYDKKKKMVVPQALRVLRLQPGRKYCTVGRLSHEVGWKYQDVVARLEERRKAKGAAYYERKKLAARQLSEAKKTAKVDSKTTEALAAFGY; the protein is encoded by the exons ATGTCGTCCTTCGAGTCTGTG GTCGTGATCGATGGCAAGGGCCATCTGCTTGGTCGTCTTGCCAGCATCGTCGCCAAGCAGCTCCTCAACGGCCAGCAGATCGTTGTTGTCCGCTGCGAGGCTCTCAACATCTCTGGCGAGTTCTTCCGCGCCAAGC TACCATGCCTACCTTCGCAAGATGACCCG GCCCTTCCACTTCCGCGCTCCTCCCGCATCTTCTACAAGGCCGTCCGTGGCATGATTCCCCACAAGACCGCCCGCGGTGCCGCTGCCCTTGAGCGCCTCAAGGTCTTCGAGGGTGTTCCCCCTTCCtatgacaagaagaagaagatggtcgTTCCCCAGGCCCTCCGTGTCCTCAGACTCCAGCCCGGCCGCAAGTACTGCACCGTTGGCCGTCTCAGCCACGAGGTCGGCTGGAAGTACCAGGACGTTGTTGCCAG ACTCGAGGAGAGACGCAAGGCGAAGGGCGCTGCCTACTACGAGCGCAAGAAGCTCGCCGCCAGACAGCTTTccgaggcgaagaagaccGCCAAGGTCGACTCCAAGACGACGGAGGCCCTTGCTGCCTTCGGTTACTAG
- a CDS encoding uncharacterized protein (COG:I; EggNog:ENOG503Q415) produces the protein MFTAAAGTVLSLLAGRAMAETVHGVVVFTRHGDRTTKHYGAQTLTNLGTTQNFQIGGDYRARYIESSSPHQILNISEFNYVPSQIYASAPNQGILLNTATAFLQGLYPPLADLNPSIATQTLNNGSESTSPLNGYQYITLQGIPPNSPDAIWIKGDDNCPAVTQASQSFESSPEFTTKLTSTREFYQSLFPVLKSVYDITSPEDLSYASAYDIYDLINVARLHNSSFSISPSQLFQLRTLADSAEFAYNFNASQPERSIHARTLSSAILTQLNKTVALEGALKFSLLAGSYDAFLAFFGLAGLTEVSESFYGLPDYASTMAFELYSPETRTSFPEEKDLWVRFLFKNGTAGGLDSWPLFGTGRESLSWGEFTREMKGRAIGSAEEWCSACGSSDGFCATYTGVAAEMFTRGGMPNAIAGVVGAAVTLVVLGIVGLVAFLFVRRRRSGGSVVVMADEKGSVRSGSTGAGKL, from the exons CTTCACCCGTCACGGAGATA GAACAACCAAACACTACGGCGCccaaaccctcaccaacctcggcaCCACCCAAAACTTTCAAATCGGCGGCGACTACCGCGCCCGCTACATCGAATCCAGCTCCCCTCACCAaatcctcaacatctccgAATTCAACTACGTCCCCTCCCAAATCTACGCCTCCGCTCCAAATCAaggcatcctcctcaacaccgccaccgccttcctccaGGGCCTCTACCCACCCCTCGCCgacctcaacccctcaatcGCAACCCAAACCCTCAACAACGGAAGCgaatccacctcccccctaaACGGCTACCAATACATCACCCTCCAAGgcatcccccccaactcccccgaCGCAATCTGGATCAAAGGCGACGACAACTGCCCAGCCGTCACCCAAGCCAGCCAATCCTTCGAATCCAGCCCCGaattcaccaccaaactcacCTCCACCCGGGAATTCTACCAAAGCCTCTTTCCTGTCTTAAAATCGGTATATGATATCACCTCCCCAGAAGATCTAAGCTACGCCTCCGCCTACGACATCTACGACCTCATCAACGTCGCCCGGCTGCACAActcctccttttccatctccccctcccaactcttCCAACTCCGCACCCTGGCCGACAGCGCAGAGTTTGCATACAATTTCAATGCCTCGCAGCCTGAGCGGTCGATCCATGCCCGGACCTTATCGTCTGCCATCCTGACGCAGCTGAACAAAACTGTTGCCTTGGAGGGCGCGCTCAAGTTTTCTCTGTTGGCGGGGAGCTACGATGCGTTTCTTGCGTTTTTTGGACTTGCCGGGCTGACGGAGGTAAGTGAGAGTTTTTATGGTTTGCCTGATTATGCGTCTACGATGGCTTTTGAGCTCTATTCCCCTGAGACGAGGACTTCTTTcccggaggagaaggatctTTGGGTGAGGTTTTTGTTTAAGAATGGGACTgctggggggttggattcTTGGCCGCTGTTTGGGACCGGGAGGGAGAGTCTCTCTTGGGGGGAGTTTACtagggagatgaaggggagggcTATTGGGAGTGCGGAGGAGTGGTGCTCTGCTTGTGGGAGCAGCGATGGGTTTTGCGCGACGTAtactggtgttgctgctgagatGTTCACCAGAGGGGGCATGCCGAATGCTattgctggggttgttggcgcGGCGGTTACGCTTGTGGTGTTGGGAAttgtggggttggtggcgtTTTTGTTTGTGAGGAGACGGAGATCGGGCgggagtgtggtggtgatggcggatGAGAAGGGGAGTGTGAGGAGTGGGAGTACGGGGGCTGGCAAGCTGTGA